A stretch of Aureispira sp. CCB-E DNA encodes these proteins:
- a CDS encoding DinB family protein, whose product MKFPKANEYNSYFKTYIDHLPEGDPIELLQKAQAYSLRILRKIPKEVANYRYEEGKWSIKELVLHMVDCEQILSYRALRFARGDFQSALPFDEDKYATAANLEQIDWEYLLTSTELLRQFTIHLFKGFTEEEQVLGGSKAFPSTVRAVAAIIAGHQLHHTYVLQERYLKESVEPFNL is encoded by the coding sequence ATGAAATTTCCAAAAGCAAATGAGTACAATAGCTACTTTAAAACTTATATAGATCATTTACCAGAGGGGGATCCTATAGAATTGTTACAAAAAGCACAGGCTTATTCATTAAGGATACTTCGAAAAATTCCTAAAGAGGTTGCCAATTACCGATACGAAGAGGGCAAATGGAGTATCAAAGAATTGGTATTGCATATGGTTGATTGCGAGCAAATTTTGAGTTACCGTGCGTTGCGTTTTGCTAGGGGAGATTTTCAAAGTGCGTTGCCTTTTGACGAAGATAAATATGCTACAGCTGCTAATTTAGAACAAATAGACTGGGAATATTTATTGACTTCTACAGAGTTATTAAGACAGTTTACCATCCATTTATTTAAGGGATTTACAGAAGAGGAACAAGTTTTGGGAGGAAGCAAGGCGTTTCCAAGTACGGTACGAGCTGTAGCTGCTATTATAGCAGGACATCAGCTACACCATACTTATGTTTTGCAAGAACGTTATTTAAAAGAATCTGTTGAGCCGTTCAATTTATAA
- a CDS encoding tyrosine-type recombinase/integrase, translating into MELTAFLNYLEYERRYSKHTITAYKRDLTQFITYLKDLYDLNEWAKLKSIHLRSWVVALMQQELSATSIHRKISSLKTYHKFLLTTQRISNQSFPQVLLPKKSERLPAFVEKSQLNKLQTKVVFPDGFSGLRDYLILEILYVTGMRRSEVINMKWSDVDFQNQHFRIEGKGNKVRLVPFGKPLKETLLNYEQLVQETFLENQETVVFLTDKGRPMYPKFVYNKVKHYLSLITTAQKRSPHVLRHSFATHLANNGADLNAIKELLGHANLAATQVYTHNSIEQLKKVYEQAHPKAKK; encoded by the coding sequence ATGGAATTAACTGCTTTTTTGAATTACCTAGAGTACGAACGCCGTTACTCAAAACACACTATTACAGCTTATAAGCGTGATTTAACGCAGTTCATAACCTATCTAAAGGATCTATATGATTTAAATGAATGGGCTAAACTAAAATCGATCCACCTACGCTCGTGGGTGGTTGCTTTGATGCAACAGGAATTAAGTGCTACATCAATTCATCGAAAAATATCTTCTCTCAAAACATATCATAAGTTTTTGTTGACGACTCAGCGTATTTCGAACCAATCTTTCCCACAAGTGTTATTACCTAAAAAATCGGAGCGATTACCAGCTTTTGTAGAAAAGAGCCAATTGAATAAATTGCAAACGAAGGTTGTTTTTCCTGACGGCTTTTCAGGATTGAGAGATTATTTGATTTTAGAAATATTGTACGTCACAGGTATGCGTCGAAGTGAAGTTATTAATATGAAATGGTCGGATGTTGATTTTCAAAATCAACACTTTAGAATAGAGGGGAAAGGAAATAAAGTTCGATTGGTCCCATTCGGAAAGCCTTTAAAGGAAACGTTGTTGAATTATGAACAGCTTGTCCAAGAAACTTTTCTGGAGAATCAAGAAACTGTTGTCTTTTTAACAGATAAGGGGCGCCCAATGTATCCTAAATTTGTATACAATAAAGTCAAACATTATTTATCTTTGATTACAACTGCTCAAAAAAGAAGCCCTCATGTTTTAAGGCATTCTTTTGCAACACATTTAGCAAATAATGGAGCAGATTTGAATGCTATAAAGGAATTGTTGGGGCATGCAAATTTGGCAGCAACACAAGTGTATACCCACAATTCGATTGAGCAGCTGAAAAAGGTGTACGAACAGGCACATCCGAAGGCAAAAAAATAG
- a CDS encoding rhodanese-like domain-containing protein: MKQLSIFLPIFLMPLLLLAQQTLDPKFEKKIEELIEHSVPVISCERLEQKVNTPNLYLLDAREKKEYETSHLKDAVWVGYDTFSPERLTMVPKDGIVVVYCSVGYRSEKIGEQLKKMGYSRVYNLYGGIFEWTNRTYPLVNLQNEVTTKVHAYNRDWGRWLNKGEKVY, from the coding sequence ATGAAACAGCTGAGCATATTTTTACCTATATTTTTAATGCCTTTGTTGTTATTGGCACAACAAACACTAGATCCAAAATTTGAGAAAAAAATAGAGGAACTAATTGAGCACAGTGTGCCTGTTATTTCTTGCGAACGTTTGGAGCAAAAAGTGAACACCCCCAATCTTTATTTGCTGGATGCACGAGAAAAGAAAGAGTACGAAACATCTCATTTGAAAGATGCTGTTTGGGTAGGTTATGATACGTTTTCTCCCGAACGACTAACCATGGTTCCAAAGGATGGTATTGTGGTGGTTTATTGTTCTGTAGGGTATCGAAGCGAAAAAATAGGAGAACAACTAAAAAAAATGGGATATTCCAGAGTCTATAATTTATACGGAGGCATTTTTGAATGGACGAACCGAACTTATCCTTTGGTTAATCTTCAAAATGAGGTAACGACTAAAGTACATGCTTATAATCGTGATTGGGGACGTTGGTTGAATAAAGGGGAAAAAGTATATTAA
- a CDS encoding MerR family transcriptional regulator, translated as MANYSIRDLAKLSGIKAHTIRIWEQRYSIIEPKRTASNIRYYTDQDLKFLMNIAFLNRKGIRISKIAKLSKEEIKAEVDKLSKTEAEHTDNFQGLAMAMMELDEFKMGKILTKCFSQNGVEDTILNVLAPFLEKASLLWLTGSISAMHEQFASCVIRRRILTEITKLKVKKGNGLPKVLLYLPEGDQQELYLMFVQYLLKKRNVNVVYLGTKVVIEDLQLATSIHQPNFIYTIISERHKRYVSESYVKQLSDGIETPHLLISGFQHTPKQSESPENVTVLDDLNDLIEFFAN; from the coding sequence CAGCGTTATAGCATTATAGAGCCTAAAAGAACAGCCTCTAATATTCGTTATTATACCGATCAGGATTTAAAGTTCTTGATGAACATAGCATTCTTGAATCGCAAGGGCATTCGTATATCCAAAATTGCTAAACTCAGCAAAGAAGAAATTAAGGCGGAAGTTGACAAATTGTCTAAGACAGAAGCAGAGCATACGGATAATTTTCAGGGCTTAGCAATGGCAATGATGGAATTAGACGAATTTAAAATGGGAAAAATATTGACCAAATGTTTTTCGCAAAATGGTGTCGAAGATACTATCTTGAATGTATTAGCGCCTTTTCTAGAGAAAGCTAGTTTGCTTTGGTTGACGGGATCAATTAGTGCTATGCATGAGCAATTTGCAAGTTGTGTTATCCGTCGAAGAATTTTGACAGAAATTACGAAATTAAAAGTAAAAAAAGGCAATGGATTGCCTAAGGTTTTGCTTTACTTGCCAGAAGGTGACCAACAGGAACTATACCTCATGTTTGTTCAGTATTTGTTGAAAAAACGGAATGTCAATGTTGTTTATTTGGGGACTAAAGTAGTTATTGAAGATTTGCAGTTGGCTACTTCCATACACCAGCCCAATTTTATTTATACGATTATATCAGAGCGCCACAAACGTTATGTATCAGAAAGTTATGTTAAGCAGTTGAGTGATGGCATCGAAACACCTCACTTGCTGATTTCTGGTTTTCAGCATACTCCAAAACAATCTGAGTCTCCAGAAAATGTAACTGTTTTAGACGATTTAAATGACCTAATCGAATTCTTTGCCAACTAA
- a CDS encoding thioredoxin family protein, with amino-acid sequence MLKQSVLMLLFLVFVASCSNEAPQEEAKSTTEETTASAAPEKKEEAKPTVVGYQVGDIATDFTLKNVDGNMLSMADYPDAKGYVIVFTCNHCPYSIAYEDRLIELDKKYKELGYPVIAINPNDPEVNEDDSYDKMIVRAEEKGFTFPYLMDEGQKIYPQYGATKTPHVYVVNKTEEGNKVAYIGAIDDSKDPAAVKEHYLANALDALIKGEAPNPSFTKAFGCSVKCKKPEDKI; translated from the coding sequence ATCTTGAAACAAAGTGTTTTAATGCTTTTATTTCTTGTTTTTGTAGCATCATGTTCTAATGAAGCACCCCAAGAAGAAGCAAAATCAACAACTGAAGAAACAACTGCATCAGCAGCACCTGAAAAAAAAGAAGAAGCAAAACCAACAGTCGTTGGCTACCAAGTTGGAGACATTGCTACCGATTTTACATTGAAAAATGTAGATGGAAATATGCTGTCAATGGCTGATTATCCAGATGCCAAAGGTTATGTTATTGTGTTCACTTGTAATCATTGCCCATATTCTATTGCTTATGAAGATCGTTTGATTGAGTTGGACAAAAAATACAAAGAATTGGGGTACCCTGTGATAGCAATCAACCCTAATGATCCAGAAGTAAATGAGGATGATAGTTATGACAAAATGATTGTCCGTGCAGAAGAAAAAGGATTTACATTTCCTTATTTGATGGATGAAGGGCAAAAAATTTATCCTCAATATGGAGCTACTAAAACACCACATGTTTATGTCGTTAATAAGACAGAAGAAGGAAACAAAGTAGCTTATATCGGAGCTATTGACGATAGCAAAGATCCTGCTGCTGTTAAGGAACATTACTTGGCAAATGCGCTAGATGCTTTAATTAAAGGAGAAGCACCTAATCCTAGTTTTACAAAAGCATTTGGCTGCTCTGTTAAATGCAAAAAGCCAGAAGATAAGATTTAA
- a CDS encoding radical SAM/SPASM domain-containing protein, protein MTLKRLWNALKVYSSFYLTKWLKRPIQWGLPFSISIEPTTACNLRCPECPSGLRAFTRDTGNLKEDFFRKIINEIGDQLFYLTFYFQGEPYINPKFLEMVAYAHQKGIYTSTSTNAHFLNDKNAKATIESGLDRLIISIDGTTQEVYEAYRKEGNLEKVLEGARNIVKWKKKLQSPTPHIIFQFLVVRPNEHQIEEVYELAKEIGADEVKLKTAQIYDYKNGNALIPTIDKYARYAEQKDGTYVIKNELLNHCWKLWHSCVITWDGWVVPCCFDKDATYRLGSLKHTSFEQVWKDKPYQNFRATLLKGRDQIDICTNCTEGCKVWH, encoded by the coding sequence ATGACGTTGAAGCGCTTGTGGAATGCCCTCAAAGTTTATAGCTCTTTTTATTTGACAAAGTGGCTCAAACGCCCTATTCAATGGGGCTTGCCTTTTTCTATCTCAATAGAACCTACCACTGCTTGCAACTTGCGTTGCCCTGAATGTCCAAGTGGTTTGCGGGCATTTACAAGAGATACGGGAAATTTGAAAGAAGATTTTTTTCGGAAAATTATAAATGAAATTGGAGATCAACTCTTCTACCTTACTTTTTATTTTCAAGGAGAGCCGTATATCAACCCTAAGTTTTTGGAGATGGTCGCTTATGCCCATCAAAAAGGAATTTATACCTCTACTTCTACCAATGCCCATTTTTTGAATGATAAAAATGCTAAGGCAACGATAGAGTCAGGACTGGATCGTTTAATTATTTCTATTGATGGAACGACTCAAGAGGTTTATGAAGCCTATCGGAAAGAAGGAAATCTGGAGAAAGTACTGGAAGGAGCTAGAAATATTGTTAAATGGAAAAAAAAGCTGCAATCTCCAACACCGCATATTATTTTTCAATTTTTAGTGGTTCGACCCAATGAGCATCAAATTGAAGAGGTATATGAATTGGCAAAAGAGATTGGAGCTGATGAGGTTAAACTCAAAACAGCCCAGATATATGATTATAAAAATGGAAATGCTCTTATCCCTACAATAGATAAATATGCTCGTTATGCGGAACAAAAGGATGGGACTTATGTTATTAAAAATGAATTGTTGAATCACTGTTGGAAACTTTGGCATTCTTGTGTGATTACTTGGGATGGTTGGGTGGTTCCTTGTTGTTTTGATAAAGATGCTACCTATCGTTTAGGGAGTTTAAAGCATACCTCATTTGAACAAGTATGGAAAGACAAGCCCTATCAGAATTTTCGGGCAACTTTACTGAAAGGACGAGATCAAATTGATATTTGTACCAACTGCACAGAAGGATGTAAGGTTTGGCATTGA
- a CDS encoding TlpA disulfide reductase family protein, with amino-acid sequence MIITNKIYFIFIFSILLLSCESKVEDSNATTKEQAAIKRVPNEIVSGNGVSVGVYDYDHFKSYLEANNDTTYVINFWATWCKPCVEELPYFEQLYQNYKDKNVRLILVSLDFEDKIDSKLIPFMEQNQLKGEVLVLKQQGMNDWIDKINPTWSGALPATLIYNQKKRAFFEQSFEYEALETRLKEFL; translated from the coding sequence ATGATAATAACGAACAAAATTTATTTTATTTTTATATTTTCTATTCTGTTGTTGAGCTGTGAATCTAAGGTTGAAGATTCTAATGCAACAACAAAGGAGCAAGCAGCTATCAAAAGAGTCCCTAATGAAATAGTGAGTGGTAACGGAGTCTCTGTAGGAGTATACGATTATGACCACTTTAAAAGCTATTTGGAGGCAAACAATGATACGACATATGTGATTAATTTTTGGGCAACTTGGTGCAAACCATGTGTAGAAGAATTGCCTTATTTTGAGCAATTGTATCAAAACTATAAAGATAAGAATGTTCGTTTGATTTTAGTTAGCCTAGATTTTGAAGACAAAATTGACTCAAAATTGATCCCCTTTATGGAACAAAATCAACTAAAAGGGGAGGTGCTTGTTTTGAAACAGCAAGGAATGAATGATTGGATTGATAAAATAAACCCAACTTGGTCTGGCGCGTTGCCCGCTACACTTATTTATAATCAAAAAAAACGTGCTTTTTTTGAGCAGAGTTTTGAATATGAAGCCTTGGAGACAAGACTAAAAGAGTTTTTATAG